One Argentina anserina chromosome 6, drPotAnse1.1, whole genome shotgun sequence genomic window, CCCTTTCTTTCTAAAAGAGGGCACCATGTAGCTGCAAGTTTGACATTGGAGCTAGCTAGCACCTAGCAGCTTATGACTTTCATATATGCACCGGACCTAGCAGCTCCCAAAATACATGCAGGATATATAGAAGGATACCGGGCCTAGCTAGCTTGTGCTAGCTATCCAGTGAAAGGGGGTCATTGTCTTCGGCTTGAATTGAATATGAGATGTTGTAGGAAACCATAAATATTCTACATGTGCTAATAAGAATCTCAAGAAATTTGTTGGGCAAAAGGTAAAAGATCCAGGAATATTTACAATAGTCACATGTGGTCAGTTACAGAGGTAAAAAGTAATACTTGGTTAATAGACTTGTACGTAAAAAATGTTTGAACTAGATTTTGCTAGAAGTACAACCAAAATTTTACATGCAACTGCAGTCACAGAGTTAATTTCTTACTGATCCGATATAGGTAAAGCGGTCACTAGAGTTACTTACTAGAGAGGCTTGATTGAATATTACATACATTTGAATATACAAATTATTCACACGGTCTAACAATTTCTATCAGAAGTAAGTAATCATGACGGAACCATTCAAACTCCTGCATTTCtgatctaacataccaattgtATAGTGAACTGTGAACCAAGAATAAGTAGTCTGCTAGCTGCCTCACGTATATGGTTGTTGGCACCTTAATTGGCCTATCTTTTCCTCTGAAGAGGTTACTGTGTACATCAACAAAACTTGAAGAGGCTAGGGGGCCTAATCAGAACAATTTATGATGTTCCTGATTAGAAATTTAAGATAATGCAGTTGGGCACTAATGACAACAAATTGCTCAATTGTACAAAGAGAATTAATTAGAATATATACTAAAAGTACATAATGGCCAAATATCTTCAGCACTGATCGATCTCCTTCTAAAAGTCGATGTGTGTATAGCATGGAATTTATCGACTCTCCTATACGTACATCCGATCGACTTCTAATAGTTCTCGCAAATAGTGGTCATGCTCACGAGGATGCGATTGCTAATCCAACTGGATGGTGCAGCAATGTTCGTGTCTGTTGAGTACATCATGAAGATCATCATTCTGGatcaattcttttttttaactttggGGTTGTTGCTGGTATCATTTCCTGTTGTACGTAGTGAAAAGTTTACCTATATTAAGTTGATTTGAGCTTATATTTAGCTTAGATGTCATCGAAACCAGGCTTTTATATATGTAACTATGTATGAGAGTTTTGATGTTGCAGGAAATTAAACTGTAACACCATTGTCTTGGTTAGTATATATCCAGCCTAGATATTTTAAGCATGAAACGAATGGTACGTAAGAGCCAACAAGATGAACTCTAAAGAAGTTACAAATAACTAAATGAATCTCCTAAAGGACATGATGACGATCATGCACCATCATCATAGCCTCATAGCCTCATAGCAATAGAAAATCCCAACACGAAAGAATCTGCAAATTAAAACAACCAGCCTTGTCTGGTGATGCAAGTAGGAGCAAACCCCATATAATATTGGTGCATTCTATCTCCTCTCTTTGTCCATGACCATCAGGACTTGTCTACTTCAAACTTGACGATCACTTTGGTGCCTCCAAGTGGCAGCCATTCGTGCCTTCACTAGGGTTTTGTCAAGGGCTTGACTTGGCCGGAGAGGAAGCGGACAACCACCTACCACGGCCCTACagagccaaaaaaaaagaatgatcaCCTCCATAGTTTACGATGGCTGAGTTGAGTTTGGCCCGAACTTTGCATAGATTATGAgcttaaattctcaaataatttAACTAAGTTGTTTGGTGAATCAGTTTATTCTAAATCTACAAACTTCAATGCAACATTTAAGTGGATTATGAAAACggcaaaatgaaatttttagaaACAGCTACTAATTAAATCTACAAACGCAGATTTTAGAAAAATCACCTCAAGGCCAAACAGGCCCTATGTCATGATGCCCTTAATGTCCCTCCCCAGTGATGAAGAACTCATAGCAACGTATGACGAATTGGTAATTTGCTGAACCCGTTTAAGGTCATAGGATGATGAAAGAAACTAGCTCTCTTCTGCTAGAAAATTTTGCTgcattaatatttatataagaTAGGAAAGGAACAAACAGAAAAGAACAACACTTGCGTCTAGAAAACTCAGAAAACcttgcaatatataattcctCGTCAACCAAAACAAGGAGATGCAGACGAGCCCTCCAGTCTCCACAACCGGTCAGGCCAAGCTAAGCTGATTAATACAAACTTGTTTGCAGTTCATTTTTTCAAGTACAATCCCTTCCATTCCTAGCTTCCTCACTAGCTAGTAGCTTCCTTCGTTTATCTCAATACCTTCTTCCTCAAGTATTGAACTTCCAATAGTTATGGAGTTTCAGTTCGAGCAGCAGAAGCAGATTTCATTTCCAGCAGCGGCTCAAGCACATAGGGCTTCAGGCATTCCAATAAGCAGGAAAGGTAATAAGTTGAAGGGAGGTAGAAATAGAAGCAACGAAATTAACAAGTTTGTTGGGGTGAGACAAAGACCTTCGGGGAGATGGGTAGCTGAGATCAAAGATACAACACAACAGATAAGAATGTGGCTTGGCACATTTGAAACTGCTGAAGAGGCTGCTCGAGCTTATGATGAAGCTGCTTGCCTTCTTCGAGGGAACAACACTCGAACCAACTTCATCACAAACGTGTCTTTGGACTCCCCTCTTGCTTCTCGAATCCAAAACCTTCTCAACACCAGGAAATCAGGATCCggttgtaaacaagaaatccAAATGACCAGTAGTGCTACTTCTAGTACTGCCTCTCATCCCCCCACAGCTAAAAGTACTAGTAGCCCTAGTACTAGTACTGCTACTTCCACCAGCAAGAGTTGTCTTTCTAGTGAGGTATCGAATCAAGAGTCGTCTCATCTTAAATTTTCTGATGATGTATACAAACCAGACTTGAGTCACTGCAATCAGCACCCTTTTGATCAGTTGAGTACTAGTAATActacttcttcttcctcttatCAATCCGATGTTTCTTGGGTTGATGGATTCTCATTCGCTCAACAAATGTTTGTGACACCAAAAAATGAAGCTGCTTTGTCGACTGGTTTAACTTCAGCTGATGAAGGTGGTGATTCGGATGAGTTGTTAGAATTCGAAAGGATGAAAGTCGAAAGACAGATATCAGCTTCATTGTATGCTATGAATGGTGTTCAAGAGTATATGGACACAGTTCATGATGCGAATGAAGCTCTTTGGGATCTTCAACCATTCTGTGCTTTGTGATCCTACTGTTCCATGCATGCTATTATCGACATTAATCTTCATATTTCCTTTCTTTCGTTGATTCTGATCACTTTAATTTTGTCTTCTCTTTTTCCCATtcacttcaaactcttgagaAAAAAGAGTTTATGATTTAGACCGGATAACAATAACAGAAAGAGAATTATAAGTTACAGATGGATGGAGATTGAGTACTATTATATTTGTATAACTTATTCGCTGATTAAGATCGatgttctgaaaaaaaaaacatacttgaAGTTACCTAATGGATGTTTCTGAAGTTACTGAACTACCACTCTATGTAATGTTGATCTGTATATACCCTCTGCTCCATTGGTTGGACCATCTTGCATCTCTCTTAGAAAGACACTATTGACGACAGATTATATTTATAATCGGAGAAATGTGGATTTAGAGAGAACAATCGATCGTACCAAATGGAGATGTCAAACTTTGGACCAAGTTTGTAtcatgaagaacatgaaaagTGTTTTCTCAAGTAAAATTTACAACGTAACTGTTACTTCACTACTAATGAGAAAGTAACATAATTGATCAATCATCGTCACATCCACTAGTGTAATCTATAAAGATGCCCGAGGTATGACAAGAACATAACATGTACTTTCATATCATGCTCCTTGTACCACATGAAACTATGATAACTTGATAAGCCAAAACTAAAGTTTACAAAGAGAATGATTAGTCAAAATTTACACAAACGCTGAGCTGAACCAAATAAATTCATTCTCAGATTGAACAAAATGATATTGATCTTCTTATTGCTCACCAAAGCTGTCACACAATTATCATACCGGTTAATGTTATACAATGCAATCACTCATCCACTCCACAAAGCCAAAAATgccaaaaaaatcaaaaatgagaaaaataaatgaaaccCCCAAAAAGATTACCAAAATATGTCAAGCCCCAGAAGATAAAAACGCtaggaagagagaaaaatgaCCAAAACTCTAGTATACTGTCAAATCCTACCATGTTCTTTGtgttgagagaaaataaaggCTAGTGCTGCTGTACACTTTGGATACACATTTTGATGCATGCTTCTGACTTTGGTTTATAACCACCCGTATGCCTTCTGTTATGCATCTGACATCAAGGATGGGAGAAATCTTTATATGATGAAAGTATAGGATACACATATGCAGGCAAGAGTTTAATGCTGATTAAAAAACTTACATTTGTGACGATTTTATGTACTCGAGCTGAAGTCTGATCTTTTACTAATCCCAATCTTCCGTAGTTCCTCAAGATGAGAAGATATCTCCTGAATGAACTTAAGTCCTTCTCCCCCATATTTGAGAGAGCTAATTGCTTGTTCAAGAAATTCTAGGACTGCCTCAAGTGCCTTCAATCTCTTATTCAGATTGGAAGCCAGGACCCCTAAAGATGCTAAATCAGTCGTTTGACAGAGCTGGGGATTCCCGTGGGGTGAACTATGTCCTGACGGTGCAGGCACTTCCTGTTGATTGGAcatatctttttcttctttctttgcaCTTTCTTGAGAGCCCAGTTCAGAACTCTGTGAATGGCCAGCTCCATCTCCTTCATTTTCAGAACAATTTCCTTTAGATGAATCCATCCTTAACCCATTACTAGAGAACAAAGAAAGTGCCTTCTCCAATTTCTCCAAGCATTGCAAGATCTGTTTCTTCTCTACTTCAAAATCCTTGAGTGAGTTGTTCAAGCTACCAGTTTTTTCATTACTAAGAAGCATACCCACTCCTTCACCTTTACTGTCTGTGCAAGGCTTTCCAGCATCCATATTTTTATGACTCTCTGAAACGCTGCTACATACTGAATGATCAACCACAATATCCCTTGCCTGCATATCAGAAGTTATCTCTCCCAGACACTCTAGCATTGATTCATTTGGAAACTTAATCCTGTAAAATTCTAGTTCTGCTTCTAGATCTTGGACTTCTTTCTCCTTCTCAGCAAGAAGGTCATCTATCTTACTCAGTGCTTCATTATCATATTCAGCTTGTTCTTCCATCATTCTTAGGGACTGGAGTGCTTCCATATGAAGTGCCGCCTTCTCCTCTTGCAGCCTTGTAATCATGGCCATTGCTTGATCTGAAGCAATTGCAGAAGCgtttctctcttcctccaaCTCCTTGTACAAAGAACTCAGAATTTTCTTGTCATACTCAACCTGTCGCTTTAATCGATCAACCATACTCTCACCCTCAATTTCACTGACAGTGCTCCCATCAACAGACAATCCAGACTCGTTTCTTTCAAGTGAGATCCTCCGTTGAAGTACATGCATCCCACTAGTTTTCGAATCACCACTAATTACAGACACTTTTGGACTCATAGTTTCATTTGTCGATTGCTCAATCCCACGATTGGCAGACAACTGTGACAACAGGAGCTTCAAATCTTCAGTAACTCTTGAAGAGTCCTTTCCAATCCATTGTTCCGCAAGTACACCAGACAATTGTTTTCCTTTACTACCAACAACGATCGTATAAGCATCACCGAGATCTAAAACATTCACCACTTGCTGATCAGTGTTGCTTGAAACTGGGTGTGTATCTAAACCTGCTTCAGATGTTTTAAGTGGCCAGACTCCTTCCTTGTGTAATTCCCCAGATTCTACCATGTCTGCTTGAACAATTTCACGAGTACCAGTAGCATCTACTGCAACCAGAGACAACAGTGAAGACTGTCAATATAGGTGCTTTGTGCATAAAATTCATACAGAAAGAGAAATAAACTGTTAAAAGAGAAGAGGTCAAAATCTAATGATGTAGGAAAATATGAAAACGATGAAACAGGTTTGCACTCACAGCTTCTCTTTGATGCTTCAATCGGGGCATCCATTGCCTTTGATGATACAGAGGCAACCTCAAGAACTGGTTCAGATAATGCATTGAAATCACCATTAGACACCGGAGATGTTACAGATATACTACCTTGGGACCCTTTGTGATCTATGTGAGCTTGTGGTACCAAGAGTGAAGGCTTGGTCACAACTGGTGGATCTGTCAGCACTGGAGTATTACCACGAGGTTCAACAGTTTGAGCAGACGAAACTTCAGTGGAACCATCCATTTCATGAGTCAGAGAACCTGCATAATCATCATCAGAGAAATGAACCTCTGATTCAGTATCAGAAGTAACCTTAAGCTCTGTGTATCCTACATGAGATAAATCATGACGCCTACTATCTCTCACATGAGCAGATGTATTACCATAGGACTCCATATTATCTAATTTCGTCTCTGAGGCCGAAACGAAAGTCTTGGACACTGGATCTATCAGAAGTGGAGTACTAGTACGAGGTTCAACACCTTTTCCCTTTACGTGAATTGAAGCACTTGCATCTTCCACATCAGAAAAATGAACTTCTGAATCAGTGTCAGAAGAACCCTTCAGCTGTGTGTATTCAACATGAGATAAAGGGTGAACCCCACTATCTCTCAAATGAGTAGCTCTCACTGACCTAGATGATTTATCTTGTGCCTTTCTCAGTTCTTCATGGTTTTGTCTGATAGCACCAGATAGGGGCTCAAGTTCAGCCTCAGACCCACACAATTTAGTGTGAATCAACTTATGAGTATACCCCTGAGAAATTTGCTGCTCACTGCAACAAGAACAATGAGCTGTGCTGGAAAAGCAAACATATCGACCACCAAGTGCTgggtcttcaatttcatgATCAGCCTTAGAATCAGGACCTTCCCCCAACTTACCCACCAATAGTCTGTACGTCTCAGCATTGGATCTATTAATGGTGGCAAAGGAGAATAGGCAACTTTCACACATTCCATTAACATCTACAAGCTTGTTGTGAGCTCGGCAAAGAACTAAGGATGAAATCTCTGACTTATGGCTGCCACAGATTAAGTCCCGATAATAACCTGGTTTTTCATTGCCAAAGACATGATCAAGCCTGGAGCACAGGAGGCATGGTGTTTGCAACCCCCAGAAACGAGCAAACTTTGTGATTACATATGAGTATATGGCATCAATAACCAGCATAAAAATCAGTAACCACTCAAGACTAGCTGACACCAATGCCTGACCCCATGGAACTTTGCGTGAATTCGCAGACATAGTCCCCGAGGCAGCCATGTGCCAGAGACCTTAGTAACGCCAAAGGGAGAAAATATTCTTGAACACAAGCAGCTAGTTCTTTTTATGAGGAACAGTGGGAGAATCTACCCCGACTATGTTAAACCCTATATGCGACAGAACCTGGtaaatcatccaaattttttgATAGTTAGAATCTAATCATACATGTGAGGGTTGTGTATTATCACGAGATAACAACATTGTGGAAATAAAAGAACAACTCAAACAAAGTGAAATCAAATATACAGAATTATTAATCATATGACAAATTGAATTCGAAACAATTCTGAACTCGATAGAAAGAAGACCACAAAACAATCTAAACTCCTGAATAAGAACATCTCAGCCAAAAAACAGAACAGAGAAGTTACATTACCAGGTTTTTACAAAATCAATCAACATCCGTGATCAAACTTGATCTACACATTGTACTAGAAGCTCAAAAAGAATGAATTTTAAGAGATATACAACCCCATTTCTCAGAGAACCCTTATCAAATGAACCGCTTAACAATTACATCAAAACAATATCTGATCAACCCGAGAACACCTTAGAGTCAACGCCATAGGTTACCACACACATGTAAACCATAAACCCTGACAAAGTAGCTAAACAATAAATCAAACAACAAAACTGAGAGAAAACCCATCTTCCAAATTGCCAACACAGGATCACTAAAGACAGAGATTCTTCAACATGGGCCAAAATCAAGTTAGCCAGATTATGATCAgaacaaatcaaaacaacagaAAACCAGAATCCAAATTGCAAAATTGGGATGATCAAATTTCCATAAAAACACATTCAATCTAAACCAGAGATAACCCAATTCAGCAATTAACATAACACTAATCAAAGATTATAACTTTGCATTgagagaaaaaagaattgACAAAAATAGAAACTGACCTGATCATGTAACCCAGAAAAGGGAGAGTGGAATGAGTGATTGAGACAATTAATGACAAAAACGAAGATGGAACAATAATTGAGGTTTGGTGGAGATGAAGATCAAAACTACAGcaacaacaagaacaaaagCCCAACCGAAAGGTTGAAGCTTTACAACATCATAGGCACGTTGTCTTTTCACATTTTATAGATTTAAACAAATTCAAAAGTTGGAGTTGAAATAAATGACAACAAAGGCCAAAAAGTCGGCTGCTGACAAGAGAAAAAACGACAACGATTTGGGGGAAGTGACTCCTAAATAAAGCCACCATGGAAATAAGTATGGACAGCCAATCTCATACAGCAAAGATTCCCGGTAAATTTGGTGTTGGTTTGTTGGCCTTGGTTCTTTTTGTAGCACAAGAAGATCAGTTCATTCTCGTCTTACTCAATTATGTAACCAAGCACCAAGTCCCTTAGAAAGAGAATACCTACATATTTGTGTTTTATTGAGAAGATATATATCGaaattatttttcattcaCATTTTGAGTAATTGATGTACAATATTCGGAAGAAACTTTGATCTTGTATATGAGTATATTATATTTTACCGTGAGCTATAATGTTCTAGATGTGCATGTTTCTCTTTCATTCAAGGTTGCTCTTCCGTACATTTGTAACAAGAAGTTTCATCAAGATAATTCAATTCATATAGCAGTCATGTCCAAAATCAGCAAGCACGTGGAATCTATATGACTCATACAGTACTACTCGGAAACACTTAGTGTTATTTATTCACGAGAAATTTTACATTGATCGTCAGAGATCATTCGGCTCTCCATTACATAATATCGAGACAATTGATCAGCTATACTCACCCACGAGGCAGTATAATTCCATCAAGACTATGAAACCGATGTTTTTATTATATGGATTTTATAACATAGGAGAAAAATCGAATGAGAATAAAAGAGAATTCATATGGCATGGATTGTATTCCTCATTTTGGTGGGAgacctttgttttttttttttggtacaagGAGACCTTTGTTTCTTTGGGTTGTggtttataactttatatgGACTTTTATATACATAGGGATAGGGACTAGGGAAGGAGAAAAAACCCAAAGTAGGCAAGAACATGGGGCTAAAACAGTAAATGAAGGCAGAAATCCCCAAATTGCTTGACCTAAATACCCCTTTTTCTCACAAAGCCCTCAGACCTGTATTTCCCTTCTCAACCCTGAAACACACTGCCTCTTCTGcccttcttctcttctctctccgtTCTCTCCTTCTTTTGCCCTTTTCCACCGATCCTTTCATTACCCGCCAATttccctcctccttctccctTTTCAAATTTCTCTGTTTTCTTCTGCAACTCCCCCAATTCTTAAAGGTCCCGACTTTCGCCTCCGATCTGCTCTCCGCCACTTTGGGTCTTCGATTCCCGGCGTTCTGGGGATTACCCAGttcgtcttttttttttttgtggatttGGGGTCCAGTTTGTGGGATGTGAAATTGGGGCTGGAGCTAGGGTTTCGTTGAATTGCAGGTACACCCTCTTGGTTAACTTTCACTGTTTCAAGGTTTTTGCTTTTGTgggttttgtttggtttttggAGTTCTGTTGTGGGTTTGGATTGGTTGTTTGGTTTAGATCTGTTGTTTTGATTCTACTGTTTTAGTGTTGAATGGGATGCGGTGTGAGTGTGAGGGTTTGTGATTTTGTATTTGAATTATGGGTAGGGgctttgttttgcttgaagaTTAGTGTTTTTTAGAGAGTGGTTAAGATTAAGAGCCTTGAAAGTAAATGTCTTGGTCAAAGTTTTGAAATTTGTTTCGTGCcgatttgttgttgttttgagtGAGCATGGTGAATTGAACTATCTGCATTTTACTGAAGTGGTGCACTGTTTTAGTAACTTGGGGACTGAAAGATtggttgagatgatgttgatgatAGTGGTGAGAAAGGTTGATGAATCACTGTTTGCTTTATATTGTTGTGGATTTGCAAATGTGATGAAAACAGCTGAAAGTGGATTGTCTGCACACTGTTTATGATgtcttgttttgtttatgtttttctgGTATTATTATATTGGTTGGTGTAGTAATAGGTTTTCACTGTTCTTTGTCCTCTGCCTGTTGGtattattttctttacaaTCACATTGTTTTTGCTCGGGTTGTACATTCCTATGTAAACTGGGTTGTTTTATAAGGGGAATGCCGCATTCAGAAGTGATCTATTGTGTAGAATTGCAAAGGGTTTGTATCGTTTAGTGTGTTTGtcatatttttttgggacCTCTGTATTGTTTATCATCATGTGTTTATCATATGGAGGTGTGTGGGTTTTAGTGTTAATTGAGGCGTATTGGTCCTTATACTGActagttattttgttttgttggtaTGTTCTAATACAGCTGAGAAGATGGTCTTTTCAAATATAAACGAGTAGTTGTTTTTAGAGGCAGTGTATCTTCTTTGTTGATTGATTCCATCAATTCCATGAGATGATGTTTGGACAAAATCACAATATAGCACTTAGGCAGAATCAGCAGATACTGGGCCACAACCATAGCCGAGACACTCATGACCATCATCTGGCCTCCGCACAAGCTCATGAGCATCACTTGGATATGGGAGATAATAGACATGACCTGGGTTTAGACCATCCTCATGACCACGAGTTGGGTTTAGAACAGGACCATGACCAAGATGGAGATGATGGTCACAGCTACAGACATGAAAATGAGTTAGGTATGGATCGGAAACCTGATCTGGATGACCATGGATTGTCTCTCCCTCCTCAGAACCATGAGTTGGTTTTGGCTGAAAACAATGAGCTGGCTGTCTCAGATGACCAAGAACTTGAAGGAAATATGGAACTGGCCATGGATCAGAATCATGAATTGGGCATAGAATCTATGCATGATATGAGTATCCAGGAATCCCAGCTGGCACTTAGCCCCAATCCTGTACTTCAGGCTCGTATGCCTGTTGCAAATCCTCATTATGAATTGGCAGTGGGGCAAGAGTTCCCTGATGTCAAAAGCTGCCGCAGAGCCTTGAGGGATACAGCTATTGCCTCACACTTTGAAATGCAGACCATTAAATCTGACAAGACTCGTTTCACTGCCAAGTGTGCCAGTGAGGGGTGCCCATGGCGTATTCATGCTGCAAAGCTCCCAGGAGTTCCAACTTTCACAATCAGGACCATCCACGAGACTCATACATGTGGAGGAATTTATCATCTTGGTCATCAGCAAGCCTCTGTTCAGTGGGTTGCAAATTCTGTGGAACAGCGGCTAAAAGAGAACCCTAATTACAAGCCAAAGGAAATACTTGAGGAGATTCACCGAGTTCATGGTATCACGTTATCCTACAAGCAAGCTTGGCGAGGCAAGGAGCGCATCATGGCAGCAATGCGTGGATCATTTGAAGAAGGTTATCGCTTGCTTCCAGAATATTGTGAACAGGTCAAACGAACTAACCCAGGGAGTATAGCAATAGTTTATGGTAACCCAAGTGATAACTG contains:
- the LOC126797907 gene encoding ethylene-responsive transcription factor ERN1-like produces the protein MEFQFEQQKQISFPAAAQAHRASGIPISRKGNKLKGGRNRSNEINKFVGVRQRPSGRWVAEIKDTTQQIRMWLGTFETAEEAARAYDEAACLLRGNNTRTNFITNVSLDSPLASRIQNLLNTRKSGSGCKQEIQMTSSATSSTASHPPTAKSTSSPSTSTATSTSKSCLSSEVSNQESSHLKFSDDVYKPDLSHCNQHPFDQLSTSNTTSSSSYQSDVSWVDGFSFAQQMFVTPKNEAALSTGLTSADEGGDSDELLEFERMKVERQISASLYAMNGVQEYMDTVHDANEALWDLQPFCAL
- the LOC126797897 gene encoding myosin-binding protein 1-like isoform X1, which produces MAASGTMSANSRKVPWGQALVSASLEWLLIFMLVIDAIYSYVITKFARFWGLQTPCLLCSRLDHVFGNEKPGYYRDLICGSHKSEISSLVLCRAHNKLVDVNGMCESCLFSFATINRSNAETYRLLVGKLGEGPDSKADHEIEDPALGGRYVCFSSTAHCSCCSEQQISQGYTHKLIHTKLCGSEAELEPLSGAIRQNHEELRKAQDKSSRSVRATHLRDSGVHPLSHVEYTQLKGSSDTDSEVHFSDVEDASASIHVKGKGVEPRTSTPLLIDPVSKTFVSASETKLDNMESYGNTSAHVRDSRRHDLSHVGYTELKVTSDTESEVHFSDDDYAGSLTHEMDGSTEVSSAQTVEPRGNTPVLTDPPVVTKPSLLVPQAHIDHKGSQGSISVTSPVSNGDFNALSEPVLEVASVSSKAMDAPIEASKRSLDATGTREIVQADMVESGELHKEGVWPLKTSEAGLDTHPVSSNTDQQVVNVLDLGDAYTIVVGSKGKQLSGVLAEQWIGKDSSRVTEDLKLLLSQLSANRGIEQSTNETMSPKVSVISGDSKTSGMHVLQRRISLERNESGLSVDGSTVSEIEGESMVDRLKRQVEYDKKILSSLYKELEEERNASAIASDQAMAMITRLQEEKAALHMEALQSLRMMEEQAEYDNEALSKIDDLLAEKEKEVQDLEAELEFYRIKFPNESMLECLGEITSDMQARDIVVDHSVCSSVSESHKNMDAGKPCTDSKGEGVGMLLSNEKTGSLNNSLKDFEVEKKQILQCLEKLEKALSLFSSNGLRMDSSKGNCSENEGDGAGHSQSSELGSQESAKKEEKDMSNQQEVPAPSGHSSPHGNPQLCQTTDLASLGVLASNLNKRLKALEAVLEFLEQAISSLKYGGEGLKFIQEISSHLEELRKIGISKRSDFSSST
- the LOC126797897 gene encoding myosin-binding protein 1-like isoform X2; protein product: MAASGTMSANSRKVPWGQALVSASLEWLLIFMLVIDAIYSYVITKFARFWGLQTPCLLCSRLDHVFGNEKPGYYRDLICGSHKSEISSLVLCRAHNKLVDVNGMCESCLFSFATINRSNAETYRLLVGKLGEGPDSKADHEIEDPALGGRYVCFSSTAHCSCCSEQQISQGYTHKLIHTKLCGSEAELEPLSGAIRQNHEELRKAQDKSSRSVRATHLRDSGVHPLSHVEYTQLKGSSDTDSEVHFSDVEDASASIHVKGKGVEPRTSTPLLIDPVSKTFVSASETKLDNMESYGSLTHEMDGSTEVSSAQTVEPRGNTPVLTDPPVVTKPSLLVPQAHIDHKGSQGSISVTSPVSNGDFNALSEPVLEVASVSSKAMDAPIEASKRSLDATGTREIVQADMVESGELHKEGVWPLKTSEAGLDTHPVSSNTDQQVVNVLDLGDAYTIVVGSKGKQLSGVLAEQWIGKDSSRVTEDLKLLLSQLSANRGIEQSTNETMSPKVSVISGDSKTSGMHVLQRRISLERNESGLSVDGSTVSEIEGESMVDRLKRQVEYDKKILSSLYKELEEERNASAIASDQAMAMITRLQEEKAALHMEALQSLRMMEEQAEYDNEALSKIDDLLAEKEKEVQDLEAELEFYRIKFPNESMLECLGEITSDMQARDIVVDHSVCSSVSESHKNMDAGKPCTDSKGEGVGMLLSNEKTGSLNNSLKDFEVEKKQILQCLEKLEKALSLFSSNGLRMDSSKGNCSENEGDGAGHSQSSELGSQESAKKEEKDMSNQQEVPAPSGHSSPHGNPQLCQTTDLASLGVLASNLNKRLKALEAVLEFLEQAISSLKYGGEGLKFIQEISSHLEELRKIGISKRSDFSSST